The window GAGCATCTATCGACTCACCTACTTCAAGGATGCACTGGAACTTTGGCAAGACGCCGTCGCGCGCCAGCCCTACAATCACGTCGCCCACATTAACTACGGAGTCGAGCTGCTCAATCGCAAACAATTGGAGCAGGCCATCGAGCAATTCGAGCAAGCGCTGCAGCTTGCCCACAAGGACTTCGCGAAAATTCACATGGAACTCGGCACGGCCCTCTCGCTGAGTGGGCGGTCGCAGGACGCGATTCCCCATTTCGAAGAGGCTCTGCAGCTCGTGCCCGAAGAGCCGGCCAAAGTGCATCAATTCCTCGCCATCAGCCTGGTCAATGTGGGCCGGGCCGAGGATGCCATTTCGCATTTCCAACAGGCGATCGACATCGGCCCTGATTCGGGCGAGCTGCGCCGCAAGCTGGCCTTGGCCTATGCCGCCGCCGGCCGCGACAAGGAGGCCATCTCCTGTTTCGAATCAGCGCTGCGGGCCGGATTTGACTCCGCCGAACTTTATAATGACCTGGGGATGGCCTTGGTCCGCGACGGTCGGCCCGCGGACGCGATCGTGGAATTACAGCATGCCTTGCGCCGCCGGCCCGATTCGGCCCAGGTGCATTACAATCTGGGCGTTGCCTGGACTGCAGCGGACCAATCACAGCGAGCAGTCGCCGAATTCCAACAGGCATTGCGCATGCAGCCCGACTATCCCGCCGTCCATAAAAGCCTGGGCCTGGCATTGGTGCGGGCCAATCAGGCTGGGGCGGCGGTAACGCACCTTGAGCAGGCATTGCGCCAGGAGCCGGACTCGGCCGAGTTGCACTACAACTTGGGCGTCGCGTTGGTAGCTGCCGATCGCGCGGGAGACGCAATCATCGAATTCGATCGCGCGCTGCGTCTGCAGCCCGACTACCCGGCCGCCAAAACGGGCCTCGCGCAAGCACTTGACGCGCAACAGCATTCAAAGAAATAAACGCCCGCCCTTTGGTTTTTAGACTTTAGCGGCAGCGGCACTTGCAGATCGGGGCACGACCCCCGCAGCAAGAACTTCTTCGGCCTGGGCGATCATGCCGTCAATAATTTGACGGCAGCTCTCGATTCTGGTGATACCCCCGCAGCCTTGCCCCGCCGGAAAACAGGACAGGTGCGGGTCGCGCTCGGCA is drawn from Pirellulales bacterium and contains these coding sequences:
- a CDS encoding tetratricopeptide repeat protein; this encodes SIYRLTYFKDALELWQDAVARQPYNHVAHINYGVELLNRKQLEQAIEQFEQALQLAHKDFAKIHMELGTALSLSGRSQDAIPHFEEALQLVPEEPAKVHQFLAISLVNVGRAEDAISHFQQAIDIGPDSGELRRKLALAYAAAGRDKEAISCFESALRAGFDSAELYNDLGMALVRDGRPADAIVELQHALRRRPDSAQVHYNLGVAWTAADQSQRAVAEFQQALRMQPDYPAVHKSLGLALVRANQAGAAVTHLEQALRQEPDSAELHYNLGVALVAADRAGDAIIEFDRALRLQPDYPAAKTGLAQALDAQQHSKK